A section of the Triticum dicoccoides isolate Atlit2015 ecotype Zavitan chromosome 7A, WEW_v2.0, whole genome shotgun sequence genome encodes:
- the LOC119331836 gene encoding uncharacterized protein LOC119331836: protein MDDIVDALLLKLHSKICYHRDASVDYLEIKATVDKLVEANKRLKDEKVDFQDVINMVTEDKENLQHDCQVIKERVAKKEEQLETVKKELEEAKHEHVAAKKELEEEKLGHVATKKELAAAHQQLAQRNEELEILRKKLQESEHVPSKRVTRSAHKRQMLLKGSLSNDADGHRPKKHKSYQHASHTL, encoded by the exons atggatgacattgttgaTGCATTGCTTCTCAAGCTTCACTCAAAGATATGTTATCATAGGGATGCCAGTGTCGACTACCTGGAAATCAAGGCCACGGTTGATAAACTCGTAGAGGCGAACAAAAGGCTCAAGGATGAGAAAGTGGACTTCCAGGATGTCATTAATATGGTCACAGAAGACAAGGAGAATTTGCAGCATGACTGTCAAG TAATCAAGGAGCGGGTGGCAAAAAAGGAGGAGCAACTTGAAACTGTAAAGAAGGAACTTGAAGAAGCAAAACATGAACATGTGGCAGCAAAGAAGGAGCTTGAGGAAGAAAAACTTGGCCATGTGGCAACAAAGAAGGAGCTTGCGGCGGCACACCAACAACTTGCTCAAAGGAACGAAGAGCTGGAGATTTTAAGGAAGAAGCTTCAAGAGAGTGAACATGTACCTTCCAAAAGG GTAACAAGATCTGCACATAAACGGCAAATGCTACTCAAAGGATCGCTGAGCAATGATGCGGATGGACATCGCCCAAAGAAACATAAGTCCTATCAGCATGCAAGCCATACACTCTAA